From the Bacteroidales bacterium genome, one window contains:
- the hisA gene encoding 1-(5-phosphoribosyl)-5-[(5-phosphoribosylamino)methylideneamino]imidazole-4-carboxamide isomerase, which translates to MITIIPAIDIIGGKCVRLEKGDYSQKKVYDEDPLDAALRFEDKGLKRIHIVDLDGARSSHVINYGPLERIASRTSLIIDFGGGIKSDCDLKTVFDSGAQMAVIGSIAVSERDLFQDWLFAYGPEKIILGADIRNGLIAVSGWTETTDIGLSDFLNFYKCMGIKNVLCTDISRDGMMQGSSVDLYTQMVKDFPTMQIIASGGISSADEIRNLEKAGVAGAIIGKSLYEGKISFEDLKPFLSES; encoded by the coding sequence ATGATAACCATAATTCCAGCCATTGACATAATTGGCGGCAAATGTGTGCGCCTTGAGAAAGGCGATTACAGTCAGAAAAAGGTATATGATGAAGATCCTCTTGATGCCGCTCTCAGGTTTGAGGACAAGGGGCTAAAGCGGATTCATATCGTGGATCTTGACGGCGCCAGGTCAAGTCATGTAATCAATTACGGACCTCTTGAGAGAATCGCTTCACGAACATCGCTGATCATCGATTTTGGCGGCGGTATCAAATCCGATTGTGATTTAAAAACAGTTTTTGACAGCGGGGCTCAGATGGCAGTGATCGGCAGTATTGCCGTTTCTGAAAGGGACTTGTTCCAGGATTGGCTTTTTGCTTATGGCCCCGAAAAAATTATTTTGGGAGCGGATATCCGTAATGGCCTGATCGCTGTGTCGGGATGGACAGAGACAACCGATATAGGGCTTTCTGATTTCCTGAATTTCTATAAATGCATGGGCATCAAAAACGTCCTGTGCACTGATATTTCCCGTGACGGTATGATGCAGGGATCATCGGTGGATTTGTACACGCAGATGGTTAAGGATTTTCCCACCATGCAAATTATTGCAAGCGGCGGAATTTCTTCTGCCGATGAAATCCGCAACCTTGAAAAAGCCGGAGTTGCAGGAGCCATAATCGGGAAATCGCTGTATGAAGGAAAGATCAGTTTTGAAGATCTTAAACCCTTTCTTTCTGAGTCATAA
- the hisE gene encoding phosphoribosyl-ATP diphosphatase — protein MADINFLVKLQDVIDRRKKEMPENSYTTSLFKKGVNKIAQKVGEEAVELVIEAKDDNRELFLNESADLMYHMLVLLSYKGYRIEDVVEILEGRHK, from the coding sequence ATGGCAGATATCAATTTCCTTGTAAAGCTTCAGGATGTAATCGACCGGCGAAAAAAAGAAATGCCGGAAAACTCCTATACAACAAGTCTTTTTAAAAAGGGGGTAAACAAGATTGCACAGAAAGTCGGCGAAGAAGCCGTTGAGCTTGTCATTGAAGCCAAAGATGACAACAGGGAATTGTTCCTGAATGAGTCGGCCGACCTTATGTATCACATGCTGGTTTTGCTGTCATACAAGGGTTACCGTATTGAGGATGTTGTTGAAATACTCGAAGGCAGACATAAATAA
- a CDS encoding antibiotic biosynthesis monooxygenase yields the protein MIVTLVQIWVKGDYKDAFIDATVKNQAETLKEPGNLRFDFLQDSDDPLKFVLYEVFADEQAILDHKATTHYMTWRDIVADWMQQPRKGVKHSVISPLDPAVW from the coding sequence ATGATTGTTACATTGGTTCAAATATGGGTGAAGGGCGACTATAAAGATGCCTTTATAGACGCCACGGTGAAAAACCAGGCTGAAACGCTTAAGGAGCCGGGCAACCTGAGGTTTGATTTTTTACAGGATAGCGACGATCCGCTCAAGTTTGTCCTTTATGAGGTGTTTGCCGATGAACAGGCTATCCTTGACCATAAAGCCACAACACATTACATGACCTGGAGAGACATTGTGGCCGACTGGATGCAGCAACCGAGAAAAGGTGTGAAACACAGTGTGATTTCACCTCTCGATCCTGCAGTATGGTAA
- a CDS encoding geranylgeranylglycerol-phosphate geranylgeranyltransferase, with the protein MVTPGTHIASLMRLIRWPNLVIVALTQILLRQCVLIPVLRQMNMDAQLPLFLFILLVTGTVCITAGGYIINDYFDRKIDRVNRPETVIVGRLIYPRHAMIYHIVFTAIGILCGAWVAVSIHQVYLSLIFIMVSGLLWFYSTTYKRQLLLGNFIVALLTGMVPFMVLVFELPLLPRTYGILAPSVSKILFIWVTGFSLFSFLVNLLREIVKDAEDLEGDSAYGKNTISVVWGTGASKTIAVSLIAVMIGLLIMAWFYFVRDKFTLLYFIALVIIPLLAISWLVIKASDQMQFHRANLFLKGVMLTGIGYMVVVNLLINYLK; encoded by the coding sequence ATGGTAACACCTGGAACTCATATTGCTTCACTTATGAGGCTTATCCGGTGGCCTAACCTTGTGATCGTTGCCCTTACACAGATCCTTCTGAGGCAGTGTGTGCTGATCCCTGTGCTAAGACAAATGAATATGGATGCGCAATTGCCGCTATTCCTTTTCATTTTACTTGTAACCGGCACAGTTTGCATTACGGCTGGCGGGTATATTATAAACGACTATTTTGACCGGAAAATCGACAGGGTTAACAGGCCGGAAACCGTTATTGTGGGCCGGCTCATCTATCCCCGCCATGCAATGATCTATCATATTGTTTTCACGGCGATTGGCATCCTGTGTGGTGCATGGGTTGCAGTAAGCATCCATCAAGTTTATCTGTCCCTTATTTTCATTATGGTAAGCGGTTTATTGTGGTTTTATTCCACAACCTATAAGCGTCAGTTGCTCCTGGGCAATTTCATCGTGGCTTTACTAACAGGCATGGTTCCTTTTATGGTACTTGTTTTTGAATTGCCCCTTCTCCCAAGAACTTATGGAATACTGGCACCTTCGGTGTCTAAGATACTATTTATATGGGTTACGGGATTTTCATTGTTTTCATTCCTTGTAAACCTCCTGAGGGAAATTGTTAAAGATGCCGAAGATCTTGAAGGCGACAGTGCATATGGCAAAAATACGATTTCTGTAGTGTGGGGAACAGGAGCTTCCAAAACGATCGCTGTTTCACTTATTGCTGTCATGATTGGTCTTCTCATCATGGCATGGTTTTATTTTGTCAGGGATAAATTCACCCTGCTATATTTCATTGCCCTTGTAATTATACCTCTGCTTGCTATTTCATGGCTTGTTATAAAAGCTTCAGACCAAATGCAGTTTCACAGGGCCAACCTGTTTCTCAAAGGAGTTATGCTTACCGGTATTGGCTATATGGTTGTTGTTAATTTGTTGATTAATTACCTGAAATGA
- the hisF gene encoding imidazole glycerol phosphate synthase subunit HisF, which produces MLAKRIIPCLDVRDGQTVKGINFVNIREVGDPVEMGAFYAEQGADELVFLDITASHEGRKTFASLVKKIALHLNIPFTVGGGISELSDIETLLSAGADKVSLNTAAILNPDLVDQMALNFGSQFVVVAIDAKLENGTWTAYIHGGRKPTEKELFSWAKEVQDRGAGEILFTSMNHDGTRNGFACEALARLSEDLSIPVIASGGAGNMEHFAEVFTKGKADAGLAASIFHFNEITVPQLKTFLAEKNIPVRI; this is translated from the coding sequence ATGCTTGCCAAACGCATAATTCCCTGCCTGGATGTCAGGGACGGCCAGACGGTAAAAGGTATAAATTTTGTAAACATCCGTGAAGTCGGCGATCCTGTTGAAATGGGAGCTTTTTATGCCGAGCAGGGTGCCGACGAACTAGTTTTTCTTGATATAACAGCCAGTCACGAAGGCCGTAAGACATTCGCTTCACTTGTAAAAAAGATTGCACTTCACCTGAATATCCCTTTTACAGTGGGTGGCGGAATCAGCGAACTCAGTGATATTGAAACATTATTGTCGGCCGGAGCCGATAAGGTATCATTGAATACTGCAGCTATTCTTAATCCCGATCTGGTGGATCAGATGGCTCTTAACTTCGGATCACAGTTTGTCGTAGTAGCCATTGACGCTAAACTCGAAAACGGAACATGGACGGCTTATATTCATGGCGGACGTAAACCAACAGAAAAAGAGCTGTTCTCATGGGCAAAAGAAGTTCAGGATCGGGGTGCCGGTGAAATCCTTTTCACATCCATGAACCACGACGGGACACGCAATGGATTTGCATGCGAAGCGCTTGCCCGCTTGTCTGAAGATTTGTCCATTCCTGTTATTGCCTCCGGGGGAGCAGGAAATATGGAACATTTTGCCGAGGTTTTCACAAAGGGAAAGGCAGATGCCGGGTTAGCTGCAAGCATATTTCATTTCAACGAAATAACAGTACCCCAACTAAAAACCTTTCTTGCCGAAAAAAATATTCCGGTACGGATATAA
- a CDS encoding DUF2520 domain-containing protein, with protein MTNHDLTEIRSVVLIGAGNLAWHIGHALKNLPLEFRQIVNRSTESGKHLAQSIGVPLVSISEEIAGSDLYIICVSDDAIGEQFENLKPYLKGIVVHTAGSVSLKVLSGNNAHGVLYPLQTFSKDRPVDFSKVPLLIEGSDEQTTNLIRQLAIKLSENVQVVNSEDRALIHLAAVMASNFSNHLLDIAGLILAGKNIPLSLLEPLMLETIKKAFELDPGKAQTGPALRGNTKTINRHIDMLSAWPEIQEIYRVMSESITNKKANR; from the coding sequence TTGACAAACCACGATCTGACCGAAATACGCTCAGTTGTTTTAATTGGTGCCGGAAACCTTGCCTGGCATATTGGACATGCCTTGAAAAATCTGCCTTTGGAGTTCAGGCAGATTGTCAATCGAAGCACCGAATCAGGTAAACACCTCGCACAAAGTATCGGCGTGCCCTTAGTGAGTATTTCTGAAGAAATCGCTGGTTCCGATTTATACATAATTTGTGTGTCGGATGATGCCATTGGTGAACAGTTTGAAAATTTAAAACCATATTTAAAGGGCATAGTGGTTCATACTGCCGGCAGTGTGAGTTTGAAAGTGCTGTCGGGAAACAATGCACATGGGGTGCTTTACCCGCTGCAGACTTTCAGTAAGGACCGGCCCGTTGATTTCAGCAAAGTGCCGTTACTCATAGAAGGCAGCGACGAACAAACTACAAATCTTATCCGGCAGTTGGCCATAAAACTGTCGGAAAATGTGCAGGTAGTAAATTCGGAGGATCGCGCGCTTATTCATCTTGCTGCTGTAATGGCATCCAATTTCTCTAATCATTTGCTTGACATTGCAGGACTGATACTGGCCGGTAAAAATATTCCGCTTTCATTACTGGAACCGCTGATGCTTGAAACTATTAAGAAAGCATTTGAACTCGACCCGGGTAAAGCGCAGACAGGACCGGCATTACGCGGAAACACTAAAACAATTAATCGACATATCGATATGCTTTCAGCGTGGCCGGAGATACAGGAAATTTACCGGGTAATGTCAGAAAGTATAACGAATAAAAAGGCAAACCGTTAA
- a CDS encoding iron-containing alcohol dehydrogenase: protein MVTNFSLIRTPRILFGSGEADRISTLISPGWKHILILTGSKSHENNPVFETIHKDLEKTGIRLGFEKIENEPSPKDIDNIARNSIYHDVDAVIAIGGGSVLDAGKAVSAMIPLNDSVLNYLEGVGHSKHPGTKKFFIAIPTTSGTGSEATSNAVLSQTGINGFKRSLRHESFVPDIALVDPRLTINCPPSITARSGMDAFTQLLESYVSVKSNSLTDAFALDGIRCVHKSLMRAFTNGDDLEARTDMAYAALLSGITLANAGLGLIHGFASSVGGFFEIPHGTVCGTMMGVVNRYNIKALLKQTEQTVSHRKYAETGKVLSGEAGKSIEWYLNFTANYIDELTEKLLLKRLSEFGIQKEDIGRIAEVTDHKANPVKFQKEDLVDMLKIRL from the coding sequence ATGGTAACTAACTTCAGCCTGATCCGGACGCCCCGTATCTTATTCGGATCGGGAGAGGCTGATAGGATTTCAACGCTGATCAGTCCCGGATGGAAGCACATTCTCATTTTGACGGGCTCAAAGTCGCATGAGAATAATCCTGTATTTGAGACAATCCATAAAGATCTTGAAAAAACAGGCATCCGCCTTGGTTTTGAAAAAATAGAAAATGAACCATCGCCGAAGGATATTGATAACATTGCCCGCAATTCGATTTATCACGATGTTGATGCGGTGATAGCCATAGGAGGGGGGAGTGTCCTTGATGCAGGGAAAGCGGTGTCTGCCATGATTCCGTTAAATGATTCGGTGTTGAATTACCTTGAAGGTGTCGGACATTCAAAACATCCCGGCACAAAGAAGTTTTTCATTGCCATTCCCACCACTTCCGGCACGGGCAGTGAAGCGACTTCAAATGCTGTGCTGTCACAAACCGGGATTAACGGGTTCAAACGATCTTTAAGGCATGAAAGTTTCGTGCCCGATATTGCCCTTGTCGATCCACGGCTGACTATAAATTGTCCCCCGTCAATTACAGCCAGAAGCGGCATGGATGCCTTTACCCAGTTGCTCGAATCGTATGTTTCGGTAAAATCAAATTCACTAACGGATGCTTTTGCACTTGACGGGATCAGGTGTGTTCATAAGAGCCTGATGAGAGCATTTACAAACGGTGATGATTTGGAAGCACGCACCGATATGGCCTATGCGGCATTATTGTCGGGTATAACACTGGCCAATGCAGGATTGGGATTAATTCACGGATTTGCGTCATCAGTCGGTGGCTTTTTTGAAATTCCTCATGGTACGGTTTGCGGAACGATGATGGGTGTGGTAAACCGGTACAATATTAAGGCATTACTAAAACAGACTGAACAAACGGTTTCACATCGGAAATACGCTGAAACGGGTAAAGTCCTTTCCGGTGAAGCGGGTAAAAGCATTGAATGGTACCTTAATTTTACAGCTAATTACATTGATGAACTTACCGAAAAACTTCTTTTAAAAAGGTTATCTGAATTCGGAATTCAGAAAGAAGATATAGGTCGAATAGCTGAAGTAACCGACCACAAGGCAAACCCGGTAAAATTTCAAAAGGAAGACCTGGTTGATATGCTTAAAATCCGCCTGTGA
- a CDS encoding class I SAM-dependent methyltransferase codes for MKRIISQIILILGFPFTFLSAFWLKIVKKAGTGRFGDKIFMMLGILPILDDFYQPLINPARHLKKGFIENREITCIDFNINEQLKILQGFDYNAELIKIPIKEAKEFGYFYDNDSYCSGDGEYLYNMIRYYKPKTIIEIGSGFSTLMACNAIKQNKSEDPSYSCDQTCIEPYRHGWLDNIGINIVRKKVEDVDKMMVKKLQANDILFIDSSHIIRPQGDVLFEYFSLLPELNPGVFVHIHDIFTPRDYPEEWIYDHCLWNEQYLVEALLMYNKDFRITGALNYLAHNYRKELGEKCPVFAIQRDREPGALWLVKA; via the coding sequence ATGAAAAGAATCATCTCACAAATTATTCTGATACTAGGATTTCCATTCACATTTTTATCGGCCTTCTGGCTTAAAATCGTAAAAAAAGCGGGAACCGGAAGGTTTGGTGATAAAATATTCATGATGCTTGGCATTCTCCCCATTCTGGATGATTTCTACCAACCCCTGATAAACCCGGCAAGGCATTTAAAGAAAGGCTTCATTGAGAATCGAGAAATTACTTGTATTGACTTCAACATTAATGAACAGCTAAAAATACTTCAGGGCTTTGATTATAATGCAGAGCTGATAAAAATTCCCATAAAAGAGGCAAAAGAATTTGGATACTTTTATGACAACGATTCCTATTGTTCTGGGGATGGCGAATACCTCTACAACATGATACGATATTATAAGCCGAAAACCATTATTGAAATAGGAAGCGGCTTTTCGACCTTAATGGCCTGCAATGCAATAAAACAAAATAAATCAGAGGATCCGTCTTATTCTTGTGATCAGACCTGCATAGAACCTTATCGCCACGGCTGGCTTGACAATATCGGGATTAACATTGTCCGAAAAAAGGTTGAGGATGTCGATAAAATGATGGTAAAAAAACTTCAGGCAAATGATATCCTTTTCATTGATTCTTCTCACATCATCAGGCCACAAGGAGATGTCCTCTTTGAATATTTCAGCCTTTTGCCCGAACTAAATCCAGGTGTTTTTGTACATATTCATGATATTTTTACACCCAGGGATTATCCCGAAGAATGGATATATGACCACTGTTTATGGAATGAACAATACCTTGTTGAGGCCCTTCTCATGTATAATAAAGATTTCAGGATTACCGGGGCTTTGAATTATCTCGCTCATAATTACAGGAAGGAACTGGGAGAAAAATGTCCCGTGTTTGCCATTCAAAGAGATAGGGAACCAGGTGCTTTATGGCTTGTTAAAGCTTAA
- a CDS encoding Maf family nucleotide pyrophosphatase, translated as MMDLQALQHLNQYDILLASRSPRRRELLKGIGINFRIVELPEMEEVFPSVLKRHDIPVYLARAKAQHYNSFMSEKTLLITADTIVWLDDEVIGKPENEEDAVKMLMKLSGKMHEVFTGVCLKTFSKESVFYGSTKVFFRTLSEEEIRYYVKEYKPLDKAGAYGVQEWIGYVGVEHIEGSYYNVMGMPLQKLYAELVKIVER; from the coding sequence ATGATGGATCTGCAGGCTCTTCAGCACCTTAATCAATACGATATCCTCCTTGCCTCACGCTCTCCGCGAAGGAGGGAATTGCTTAAAGGCATTGGTATTAATTTCAGAATTGTTGAACTTCCTGAAATGGAAGAAGTGTTTCCTTCAGTGCTGAAAAGACACGATATACCGGTGTACCTGGCTCGTGCAAAGGCGCAGCATTACAACTCATTCATGTCGGAAAAAACCTTACTGATTACTGCCGATACGATAGTATGGCTCGATGACGAGGTGATAGGGAAACCTGAAAACGAAGAAGACGCCGTGAAAATGCTTATGAAGCTTTCAGGAAAAATGCATGAAGTGTTCACAGGGGTATGCCTGAAAACGTTTTCGAAGGAATCCGTTTTTTACGGAAGTACAAAAGTGTTCTTCAGGACACTGAGCGAGGAAGAAATCCGGTATTATGTAAAGGAATATAAGCCACTAGATAAGGCTGGTGCGTACGGTGTCCAGGAATGGATCGGCTATGTTGGAGTCGAACACATCGAGGGATCTTATTATAATGTAATGGGCATGCCACTGCAGAAATTGTATGCGGAACTTGTAAAAATTGTGGAAAGATGA
- a CDS encoding glycosyl hydrolase, with translation MKPGLSVVVLLISLSMISCKPKKQSVPFDITMPEVVSVERPVDSLLTKETKALWINLRKMRGKGILFGQQDANLSGINWKLTQDSSDIKTLTGTYPAVYGYELAGIGNAVNMDSVPFNLIKLRIAEAFDRGGVNTVTWHMNNPVTGGNAWDVTPAVRQILPDSSLESFYKGELRKLGEFFRELKNKEGVQVPVIFRPFHESNGNWFWWGKGRCTPEEYKRLWVFTVQFLRDSLQVHNVLYAYSTDIFENEDQYMERYPGDFWVDILGCENYWDFQWGSSVSNGIAQLRMLVGMSDQHKKLAALTECGFNGIPVNNWWTQFLLQSIKEDSVARNISYMMVWRNANLKQYYTPFRGHRSALDFITFEKDSFTLFEKDLPKLYDSH, from the coding sequence ATGAAACCCGGTTTGTCGGTGGTGGTTTTGCTGATTTCTTTATCAATGATCAGTTGCAAACCCAAAAAGCAGTCAGTTCCCTTTGATATAACCATGCCGGAAGTAGTATCGGTTGAAAGGCCGGTTGATTCATTGCTTACAAAAGAAACAAAGGCATTATGGATTAACCTGAGGAAAATGCGCGGAAAAGGTATCCTTTTCGGCCAACAGGACGCCAATCTTTCAGGGATAAACTGGAAGCTTACGCAGGACAGTTCGGATATCAAGACATTAACCGGCACATATCCTGCCGTGTATGGTTATGAATTAGCCGGAATTGGAAATGCTGTTAATATGGACAGCGTGCCTTTTAACCTGATAAAGCTGCGCATTGCAGAAGCGTTTGACAGGGGCGGAGTAAACACGGTAACCTGGCATATGAATAATCCGGTTACCGGTGGGAATGCCTGGGATGTAACGCCTGCAGTGAGACAAATTCTGCCTGACAGCAGCCTTGAAAGTTTTTACAAAGGTGAGTTGCGTAAACTGGGTGAATTCTTCCGCGAATTGAAGAATAAAGAAGGAGTGCAGGTCCCTGTAATATTCAGGCCTTTTCATGAAAGCAACGGTAACTGGTTCTGGTGGGGGAAAGGCCGATGCACACCTGAAGAATACAAACGGTTATGGGTATTCACAGTGCAGTTTTTGAGGGATTCACTTCAGGTTCATAATGTACTTTATGCCTATTCAACCGATATTTTTGAGAATGAAGATCAATATATGGAGCGCTACCCGGGTGATTTCTGGGTTGATATACTGGGATGCGAAAATTACTGGGATTTTCAGTGGGGGTCTTCAGTATCAAACGGTATAGCCCAGTTGAGGATGCTTGTGGGAATGTCCGACCAGCATAAGAAACTGGCAGCACTAACCGAGTGCGGCTTCAACGGAATACCTGTGAATAACTGGTGGACTCAGTTCCTGTTGCAATCAATTAAAGAAGATTCGGTGGCAAGGAACATCTCATACATGATGGTATGGAGAAACGCGAATCTCAAACAGTATTACACTCCCTTTCGCGGCCATCGCTCCGCATTGGATTTCATAACTTTTGAAAAAGACAGTTTTACCCTGTTTGAAAAGGATTTACCCAAACTATATGATAGCCATTAA
- a CDS encoding S46 family peptidase → MKFSLTLIFAAFTMIAIAGEGMWPVKLDSITFKDMQEKGFRLTASDVYNTVQPSLKDAVILFGDGCTGAVISDQGLIITNHHCGYSRLQAHSTIEHNYLTNGFWAASTSEELPNPDLTVTFLVKMEDVTSRVLSGVSDNLTERESSMRLNENIQKIRSEATTQTGYYAEVKPLFFGNEYFLYVYQIFNDVRLVAAPPETIGNFGGDTDNWIWPRYTGDFMIFRIYAGKDNKPAGFSKDNVPYKPVKHFNISTSGVKEGDFTMVLGYPAQTDEYLTSDAISMIAVKALPGRVKMRTQVLESIQSVIDKGTVYKLRYSARHKSIANAWKKWMGVTKGVERADIFNRKQNKEKEFIDWASNLKTDSAGYSEVIPGLKKAYSTYAPLYVANSLAGETLNLLEISRMTDKVQRDFYTAFDSSENFKKTQILQIQKTGRGFFKGNGLEIDRKDLPVLLSLYSTYVDSAYHPAFYKTIKSEFNNDYDKYVSWIYENSLFTDSVRFKKAFSKSYEKIRNSLISDPLLAIYRDYSILLLGNNESRMDSLEYVMKKYYRKYVSGMMAMNPQERLYPDANFTMRVAYGKAEGYRPADAVDYLYQTTVDGIIDKEDPEITDYRVSPELKQLNRQRDFGPWGVNGKMPVCFIASNHTSGGNSGSPVLNAKGELIGVNFDRNWEGTVSDYAFDPDFCRNITVDIRYVLFVIDKYAGNDRLINELTLVK, encoded by the coding sequence ATGAAATTCTCTCTCACACTCATTTTTGCGGCCTTTACGATGATTGCTATTGCAGGCGAAGGAATGTGGCCGGTTAAGCTTGACAGTATTACATTTAAGGATATGCAGGAAAAAGGCTTCCGCCTTACCGCATCAGACGTTTATAATACTGTTCAGCCCAGTCTTAAAGATGCCGTTATTCTCTTCGGCGATGGTTGCACGGGAGCCGTGATCTCCGACCAGGGTCTTATTATTACCAACCACCATTGCGGCTATAGCCGGCTTCAGGCGCACAGCACTATTGAACATAATTACCTTACCAATGGCTTCTGGGCGGCATCAACAAGCGAAGAATTGCCTAATCCTGACCTTACTGTCACCTTCCTGGTTAAAATGGAAGATGTGACATCAAGAGTATTGTCCGGTGTTAGTGATAATTTGACGGAGCGTGAGTCATCAATGCGCCTTAATGAAAACATTCAGAAAATCAGGTCTGAAGCAACCACTCAAACCGGTTATTATGCTGAAGTCAAGCCTTTGTTTTTTGGCAATGAATATTTTTTATACGTCTACCAGATTTTTAATGATGTCCGCCTCGTGGCCGCCCCCCCGGAAACAATCGGCAATTTCGGGGGCGATACCGATAACTGGATTTGGCCCCGCTATACCGGTGATTTTATGATCTTCAGAATTTACGCAGGAAAGGATAACAAACCGGCAGGATTTTCAAAGGATAATGTTCCGTATAAACCGGTTAAACATTTCAACATCAGCACAAGCGGTGTGAAGGAAGGTGACTTTACCATGGTATTGGGTTACCCTGCCCAGACTGATGAATACCTCACCTCGGATGCCATCAGCATGATTGCTGTTAAAGCATTGCCGGGCAGGGTAAAAATGAGGACACAGGTTCTTGAATCCATTCAATCGGTAATCGACAAAGGCACTGTTTACAAATTACGGTATTCGGCAAGGCATAAATCTATTGCGAATGCCTGGAAAAAGTGGATGGGGGTGACAAAAGGAGTCGAACGGGCAGATATTTTCAACAGGAAACAAAACAAAGAGAAGGAATTTATTGACTGGGCATCGAACCTTAAAACAGACAGCGCCGGTTATTCTGAAGTCATCCCGGGTCTCAAAAAGGCATACAGCACATATGCCCCTCTTTATGTGGCTAACTCCCTGGCCGGCGAAACGCTTAACCTGCTGGAAATTTCACGTATGACCGACAAGGTGCAGCGCGATTTTTATACAGCATTTGACTCTTCGGAAAATTTTAAAAAGACACAAATCCTGCAAATTCAAAAAACCGGAAGAGGATTCTTTAAAGGAAACGGACTTGAAATCGACAGGAAAGATCTGCCTGTTCTTCTTTCACTTTATTCAACCTATGTGGATTCTGCCTATCACCCTGCTTTCTATAAGACCATTAAATCTGAATTCAACAATGATTATGATAAATATGTCTCATGGATATATGAAAACAGCCTCTTTACTGACTCTGTCAGGTTTAAGAAGGCGTTCTCCAAATCTTATGAAAAGATCAGAAACTCATTGATCAGTGATCCTCTTCTGGCCATTTACAGGGATTATTCCATACTGCTTCTTGGTAATAATGAAAGCCGGATGGACAGTCTTGAATACGTAATGAAGAAATACTACAGGAAATATGTTTCCGGGATGATGGCGATGAATCCTCAGGAACGATTGTACCCGGATGCCAATTTTACCATGCGAGTTGCATATGGAAAAGCTGAGGGATATAGACCTGCCGACGCCGTTGATTACCTATACCAAACCACAGTGGATGGCATAATTGACAAGGAAGATCCGGAAATTACAGATTATAGGGTGAGTCCCGAATTGAAGCAATTAAACAGGCAAAGAGATTTCGGTCCCTGGGGTGTTAACGGAAAGATGCCTGTATGTTTCATTGCATCCAATCATACATCAGGAGGAAATTCAGGGAGCCCTGTATTGAACGCCAAGGGTGAGCTGATAGGAGTGAATTTCGACAGGAACTGGGAAGGAACAGTGAGTGATTACGCGTTTGATCCGGATTTTTGCAGAAATATAACAGTGGATATCCGGTATGTTTTGTTTGTTATTGATAAATATGCCGGAAACGACAGGTTAATCAATGAACTTACTTTAGTAAAATAA
- a CDS encoding HAD hydrolase family protein — MPEIKNKLLAVKAFAFDVDGVFTNGAVMLHPGGEFIRMMNIKDGFAVQHAVKMGFPIAIITGGYSRMVKKRFLSLGVKDIYMRSANKIKVFEAYLEKHNLAEGDVLYMGDDLPDYEIMKKSGFAACPADSAEEIKAISHYISFKNGGEGCVRDIIEQVMRVQNKWMNDFSFIW, encoded by the coding sequence ATGCCTGAAATAAAAAATAAACTACTGGCTGTAAAAGCCTTTGCATTTGATGTCGACGGAGTATTCACAAACGGCGCGGTGATGCTGCATCCGGGCGGAGAGTTTATCCGCATGATGAATATTAAAGACGGTTTTGCCGTGCAGCATGCTGTTAAGATGGGTTTCCCCATAGCCATTATTACAGGCGGCTATTCAAGAATGGTAAAAAAGCGGTTTCTCAGCCTTGGAGTGAAAGATATCTATATGCGAAGCGCCAATAAAATAAAAGTATTTGAAGCATATCTTGAAAAACACAATCTTGCTGAAGGAGATGTGCTTTACATGGGGGATGATCTTCCCGATTATGAAATTATGAAGAAGTCGGGTTTTGCCGCCTGTCCTGCTGATTCTGCCGAGGAAATCAAAGCGATATCCCATTACATTTCATTTAAAAACGGAGGCGAAGGGTGTGTGCGCGATATTATCGAGCAGGTAATGAGGGTTCAGAATAAATGGATGAATGATTTCAGCTTTATATGGTAA